A single genomic interval of Pedosphaera parvula Ellin514 harbors:
- the gcvT gene encoding glycine cleavage system aminomethyltransferase GcvT has translation MLKRTPLFDIHQKLGGRLVEFGGWEMPVQYTSIMDEHQVVRKAGGLFDISHMGEVLVSGSGAEEFLNHTLTNDIRKLAVGGGQYTLMCNEQGGVIDDLYAYRLAGEEYLLIINASRIDVDVPWLESQLAAFAKKNSVTLKNTSEQTGAVALQGPRVSEFINQCFPGTASGGTAVASPSELKKNQIARFSFSGKPVWVSRTGYTGEDGFEIVAPAEIIGEVWSRIMTIGHQYCLQPAGLGARDTLRTEVCYPLYGHELDEQTTPIEAGLGFFVSFDKGDFVGRAVLAGQKASGVTKKCIAFKMTDKSAPPRPHYPIWSTGPNPVQIGEVVSGTQSPSLGNGIGMGYVKTEFAKAQTPIEIEIRGKRAAALIVSKPLYKKPV, from the coding sequence ATGTTGAAGCGCACTCCACTTTTCGATATCCACCAAAAGCTTGGTGGCCGCCTGGTTGAGTTTGGCGGCTGGGAAATGCCTGTCCAATACACCAGCATCATGGATGAGCATCAGGTTGTTCGGAAGGCGGGCGGGTTGTTCGATATCTCGCACATGGGCGAAGTGCTGGTGAGTGGTTCGGGAGCCGAAGAATTCCTGAATCACACATTGACGAACGACATCCGAAAACTGGCAGTGGGAGGCGGGCAATATACTTTGATGTGTAATGAGCAGGGCGGGGTCATTGATGACCTGTATGCCTATCGGCTGGCCGGGGAGGAGTATCTTCTAATAATCAACGCTTCCCGCATAGACGTGGATGTGCCCTGGTTGGAAAGTCAACTGGCTGCCTTTGCCAAAAAGAATTCAGTAACGCTTAAAAACACGTCCGAACAGACTGGCGCGGTGGCGTTGCAAGGACCGCGTGTTTCTGAATTTATCAACCAGTGTTTTCCGGGAACTGCCAGCGGTGGAACTGCTGTTGCCAGCCCATCTGAACTTAAGAAAAACCAGATTGCCCGGTTTAGTTTCTCTGGCAAACCAGTGTGGGTTTCGCGCACTGGCTACACTGGTGAGGATGGCTTTGAAATCGTGGCTCCTGCCGAGATCATCGGCGAGGTATGGTCCAGGATTATGACAATCGGACATCAGTACTGTCTGCAGCCGGCTGGACTTGGGGCACGGGATACGTTGCGGACAGAAGTCTGTTATCCTTTGTATGGACATGAACTGGATGAGCAGACCACGCCTATTGAGGCCGGACTTGGGTTCTTTGTTTCGTTCGATAAAGGAGACTTCGTTGGACGCGCAGTCCTGGCCGGGCAAAAAGCCAGCGGCGTGACAAAAAAATGCATTGCTTTCAAAATGACCGACAAATCTGCTCCTCCCAGACCGCACTATCCAATCTGGAGCACAGGACCGAATCCGGTGCAGATCGGAGAAGTTGTCAGCGGAACCCAGAGTCCCTCGCTTGGTAATGGGATTGGCATGGGTTACGTAAAGACAGAATTTGCCAAAGCTCAGACGCCGATAGAAATTGAAATCCGCGGCAAACGTGCTGCCGCGCTCATAGTTTCGAAACCTCTCTACAAAAAACCTGTTTGA